The Rhopalosiphum maidis isolate BTI-1 chromosome 1, ASM367621v3, whole genome shotgun sequence genome has a segment encoding these proteins:
- the LOC113548611 gene encoding protein BUD31 homolog: MPKVRRSRKPPPDGWELIEPTLEELEQKMREAETESHEGKRKVEALWPIFKIHNQKSRYIYDLFHRRKAISRELYDFCLQEKIADQNLIAKWKKQGYENLCCLRCIQTRDTNFGTSCICRVPKSKLEEGRIVECVHCGCRGCSG; the protein is encoded by the exons ATGCCAAAAGTTCGCAGAAGTCGTAAACCTCCCCCGGATGGGTGGGAACTTATAGAACCTACGCTAGAAGAATTGGAACAGAAAATGAGAGAAG CTGAAACTGAATCTCACGAAGGAAAACGTAAAGTTGAAGCACTGTGgccaattttcaaaattcataACCAGAAATcaagatatatttatgatttgtttCATAGACGTAAAGCTATTTCTAGAg aattgtACGATTTCTGCCTGCAAGAAAAAATTGcggatcaaaatttaattgcaAAATGGAAAAAACAAGGTTATGAAAACTTATGTTGTCTTCGTTGTATTCAAACAAGGGATACAAATTTTGGTACTAGCTGTATATGCAGAGTCCCAAAATCTAAATTAGAAGAA ggTCGAATTGTGGAATGTGTGCATTGTGGATGTAGAGGTTGTTCTGGCTAA